The following proteins are co-located in the Ensifer sp. WSM1721 genome:
- a CDS encoding phosphatidate cytidylyltransferase, whose amino-acid sequence MQTELKLRVASGAVLAAIALGATWAGGFSFKLLSVAIGLLVYYEWSTITRLPERDFQGNALGWLSQAMIAGFVLLDYMHVSLPALAVCAAAGALWVLIRARSWWLPGGIVYAGLTSISLAAIRGADYLGLIAMLFVFAVVWATDIFAYFTGRALGGPKLAPAISPGKTLSGAIGGTICGVLAGVAVFMVHFSIEDLRIPVIALVLSTASQVGDLFESFVKRRFGVKDSSHLIPGHGGVMDRVDGLIFACIAALALVLGQTLLSGGREVAFGSVLLGL is encoded by the coding sequence ATGCAAACTGAACTCAAACTTCGCGTCGCGTCCGGAGCGGTCCTGGCGGCGATCGCTCTCGGTGCGACCTGGGCAGGTGGTTTTTCCTTCAAGCTCCTGTCCGTCGCAATAGGTTTACTCGTGTATTACGAGTGGTCGACGATCACGAGGCTCCCCGAGCGGGATTTCCAGGGCAACGCCCTCGGATGGCTGTCGCAGGCCATGATCGCGGGGTTCGTCCTCCTGGACTATATGCACGTCAGCCTGCCGGCGCTTGCTGTCTGCGCGGCCGCTGGGGCGCTATGGGTACTGATCAGGGCAAGAAGTTGGTGGCTACCGGGCGGCATCGTCTATGCCGGGCTGACCAGCATATCACTCGCGGCAATCCGCGGGGCGGACTATCTCGGCCTGATTGCGATGCTGTTCGTCTTCGCCGTCGTATGGGCGACGGATATCTTCGCCTATTTCACCGGCAGAGCGCTTGGCGGCCCTAAGCTGGCGCCGGCGATCTCACCGGGCAAGACCTTGTCGGGAGCGATCGGAGGAACGATCTGCGGCGTTCTTGCCGGCGTAGCCGTCTTTATGGTCCACTTTTCCATCGAGGATCTGCGCATCCCCGTCATCGCGCTGGTGTTGTCGACCGCGAGCCAGGTGGGAGATCTATTTGAATCCTTCGTCAAGCGCCGTTTCGGCGTGAAGGATTCGAGTCACCTGATTCCAGGGCACGGCGGGGTCATGGACCGGGTCGATGGGTTGATATTCGCTTGCATTGCGGCCCTGGCGCTGGTGTTGGGCCAGACCCTGCTTTCAGGCGGGCGGGAAGTTGCCTTCGGTTCGGTTCTGTTGGGCCTCTAG
- the rseP gene encoding RIP metalloprotease RseP → MSLLLDNLQYTIPTFLFLLTLLVFVHEMGHYLVGRWSGIRILAFSVGFGPELFGWTDRHGTRWKFCVIPLGGYVKFFGDEDAASTPDYRRLETIAPEDRARTFLGAKLWKRAATVAAGPIANFLLAIAIFAVLFSIYGRAVADPVVAFVAPGSAAEKAGILPGDRLLSIDGRPIATFDDVRRYVSVRPELPITVRIEREGAAFDLPMVPQRTQSVDPLGNKVEEGKIGIGTNQEAGNFRIETYGPLEAVGQGALQSWRIVTGTFDYLSNLVVGRMNADQVGGPIRIAQMSGQMAKLGIAEVLNFAAVLSVSIGLLNLMPVPVLDGGHLMFYAVEALRGKPVGPAAQDLAFRIGFAMVLMLTAFAAWNDINWLFG, encoded by the coding sequence ATGAGCCTTCTGCTTGACAATCTCCAGTACACCATCCCCACCTTTCTGTTCCTGTTGACCTTGCTGGTCTTCGTTCATGAGATGGGGCACTATCTTGTCGGCCGCTGGTCCGGCATCCGTATCCTTGCCTTTTCCGTCGGTTTCGGACCGGAGCTCTTCGGCTGGACCGATCGCCATGGCACCCGCTGGAAATTCTGCGTGATCCCGCTTGGCGGCTATGTGAAGTTCTTCGGCGACGAGGACGCGGCGAGCACGCCCGACTATCGGCGGCTGGAGACGATCGCTCCGGAGGACCGCGCGCGAACGTTCCTCGGCGCCAAGCTGTGGAAGCGGGCCGCGACCGTGGCCGCCGGCCCGATCGCGAATTTCCTTCTCGCGATCGCTATCTTTGCCGTCCTCTTTTCCATCTATGGTCGCGCGGTCGCCGATCCTGTCGTCGCTTTCGTGGCGCCCGGCAGCGCGGCGGAGAAGGCTGGCATACTGCCGGGCGACCGGCTGTTGTCGATCGACGGAAGGCCGATCGCGACCTTCGATGACGTGCGCCGCTATGTGAGCGTTCGCCCCGAACTGCCGATTACTGTTCGGATAGAGCGCGAGGGTGCCGCGTTCGATCTGCCGATGGTGCCGCAGCGCACCCAGTCCGTCGATCCCCTGGGCAACAAGGTTGAAGAGGGCAAGATCGGCATCGGCACAAATCAGGAAGCCGGCAATTTCCGAATCGAGACCTACGGACCGCTCGAGGCGGTCGGGCAGGGCGCCCTGCAGAGCTGGCGCATCGTGACGGGCACTTTCGATTATCTTTCCAATCTGGTCGTCGGGCGGATGAACGCTGACCAGGTGGGTGGGCCGATCCGCATCGCGCAGATGTCCGGTCAGATGGCAAAGCTTGGCATTGCGGAAGTGCTGAACTTCGCGGCCGTCCTTTCGGTTTCCATAGGATTGCTTAACCTAATGCCCGTTCCGGTGCTTGATGGCGGCCATCTCATGTTCTATGCGGTCGAGGCGCTGCGCGGTAAGCCGGTCGGCCCCGCCGCGCAGGATCTCGCATTCCGCATCGGCTTTGCGATGGTGCTCATGCTCACGGCGTTCGCGGCGTGGAACGACATCAATTGGCTCTTTGGATGA
- a CDS encoding isoprenyl transferase — translation MQEFIPTNVPRHVAIIMDGNGRWANARGLPRTMGHRKGVEAVRGAVRTAAEIGIRYLTLFAFSSENWSRPQDEVSDLMGLLKAFIRRDLVDLHRENVRIRVIGDRTNLNGDILPLLIEAEEMTSANTGITLVIAFNYGARDELARAMRRLAEEVAAGHLRPDEINVERIAATLDTAGIPDPDLILRTSGEERLSNFLLWQGAYSELLFIPELWPDFTRETFLAAIEKYSCRERRFGGLPQPTLAVGS, via the coding sequence ATGCAAGAATTCATTCCGACAAACGTACCGAGGCATGTCGCCATCATCATGGACGGCAACGGTCGCTGGGCGAATGCGCGTGGACTGCCCCGCACGATGGGACATCGGAAAGGCGTCGAGGCGGTGCGCGGCGCGGTCAGAACGGCCGCTGAGATCGGCATTCGCTACCTGACCCTTTTCGCTTTTTCGTCGGAGAACTGGAGCAGGCCGCAGGACGAGGTCAGCGACCTCATGGGCTTGCTCAAGGCCTTCATACGAAGGGACCTCGTGGATCTGCATCGTGAGAATGTTCGCATCCGCGTCATAGGTGATCGAACCAACCTGAACGGCGACATTCTCCCTCTGCTGATCGAGGCCGAGGAGATGACGAGCGCGAATACGGGAATCACCCTGGTGATCGCGTTCAACTATGGTGCGCGGGATGAACTGGCGAGGGCGATGCGCCGCCTGGCGGAGGAAGTGGCCGCCGGCCACCTTCGTCCGGACGAGATCAATGTGGAGCGGATCGCGGCGACCCTCGACACGGCGGGTATTCCCGACCCCGACCTCATTCTCAGGACGAGCGGCGAGGAGCGTCTCTCCAATTTTCTGCTTTGGCAAGGAGCGTACTCCGAGTTGCTGTTCATTCCCGAGCTCTGGCCGGATTTCACACGCGAGACATTTCTCGCTGCCATCGAAAAATATTCCTGCCGCGAACGCCGCTTTGGCGGCCTGCCGCAACCGACACTGGCGGTCGGCTCCTGA
- the frr gene encoding ribosome recycling factor produces MSEGVDLKELKRRMDGAVAAFKHDIASLRTGRASANVLDPVTVEAYGSRMPLNQVANVTVPEPRMLSVSVWDKSMVGAVDRAIREANLGLNPIVDGQNLRIPLPELNEERRKSLAKVAHDYAEKSKVAVRHVRRDGMDDLKKAEKDGEISQDESRAQSERVQKMTDEVISEIDRLLAEKEKEIMQV; encoded by the coding sequence ATGAGTGAAGGTGTGGATCTGAAGGAACTGAAGCGCCGCATGGATGGAGCGGTCGCTGCATTCAAGCACGACATCGCATCGCTTCGGACCGGCCGCGCGTCGGCAAACGTTCTCGATCCGGTGACCGTCGAAGCCTACGGTTCGCGCATGCCGCTGAACCAGGTTGCCAACGTCACGGTTCCGGAACCGCGGATGCTTTCGGTGTCGGTGTGGGACAAGTCCATGGTCGGCGCCGTGGACCGGGCGATCCGGGAGGCCAATCTCGGCCTCAATCCGATCGTCGATGGACAGAACCTGCGCATTCCGCTGCCGGAGCTGAACGAGGAGCGCCGCAAGTCACTGGCCAAGGTCGCGCACGACTATGCCGAAAAGAGCAAGGTCGCGGTCCGCCATGTCCGCCGTGACGGCATGGACGACCTGAAAAAAGCCGAAAAGGACGGCGAGATCAGCCAGGACGAGAGCCGCGCTCAGTCCGAGCGCGTACAAAAGATGACCGACGAGGTGATTTCCGAAATCGACCGCTTGCTCGCGGAGAAGGAAAAGGAAATCATGCAGGTCTGA